The window GCGGCGAGCGCCAGGTGCGCATGGCCCATCTGGCCGTCGTCGGCAGCTTCTCGGTCAACGGCGTGGCCGAGTTACACTCCCAACTCCTGAAGGATCGCGTGTTGCGCGACTTCTATGAGTTGTGGCCGGAGCGCTTCAACAACAAGACCAACGGCGTCACGCCGCGCCGCTTCATCCGCCTGGCGAACCCGCGCCTCTCCGGCCTCATCAGCGATACCATCGGCGATGGCTGGCTGCGCGATCTGGATCGGCTGGAGCAACTGGAGAGCCACGCCGCCGACGCCGCCTTCCGCGCCCAGTGGCGGGCGGTGAAGACAGCCAACAAGGTCGATCTGGCGGCGGTCATTCTGGCGCGCACCGGCTGCGTCGTCGATCCCAATTCGATGTACGACGTGATGGTGAAGCGGCTGCACGAATACAAGCGCCAACTGCTCCAGGCGCTCCACATCATCACCCGCTACAACCGGCTGGTGGCCGACCCCACGCTCGATCTGACGCCGCGCACCTTCATCTTCGGGGCCAAGGCCGCGCCCGGCTACTACATGGCGAAACTCATCATCAAGCTCATCAACGCCGTGGGCGAGGTGGTCAACAATGACCCGGTGGCCGGCAAGTTGATGAAGGTCGTCTTTCTGCCCAACTTCAACGTGACCCTGGGCGAGAGCATCTACCCCGCGGCCGACCTGTCGGAGCAGATTTCGATGGCCGGCAAGGAAGCGTCGGGCACGGGCAACATGAAGTTCGCCCTCAACGGCGCGCTGACCATCGGCACGCTGGACGGGGCCAACATCGAAATTCGCGAGCGCGTGGGGGCCGAGAACTTCTTCCACTTCGGCCTGACCGTCGAGGAGGTGTTCGCGCTGAAGGCCCAGGGCTACCGGCCAATGGATTACGTGGCGGCCGCCCCTGAGCTGGAAAAGGCATTGAAGCAGATCGCGTCGGGCGTCTTCTCCGACGGCGACCCGACCCTGTTCGAGCCGATCATCCGCACGCTACTTGACCGCGACGAATTCCTGGTGCTGGCCGACTACGCGGCCTACATCGAAAGCCAGGAAGAGGTCGATCGCGCCTATCGCGACGAAGAAACGTGGACGCAGCGGGCCATCCTGAACGCGGCGCGCTGCGGCTTTTTCTCGTCCGACCGGGCCATGCGCCAATACGCCGAGGAGATTTGGCGGGTGAAGTCCCTGCCCGTGAAATAACTCCACCCATTGAGACGGCTGCGACCCTACCGTGTTCATCTGATCCGGTGAGCTTGCTTCTCATAATACACTTAGTTATACTAGAATATTAGACCGTTTTCGGTATGATCATTTTACTTACAAGGAGACATCATCACAATGACAACAGCGAAAGCAGCCTTTGGTCAGCAAAAGCGGGCCGTGCCCTGGTGGATTCCGTTGATCGAGGGCATCGCCCTGATCATCATCGGTATCCTGCTGTTCAGCAACCCGGCGGCCACCATCGTCGTCCTGGCCCAGGTTCTGGCTATCTATTGGCTTATCTCCGGTATCATGGAGATCGTCAGCCTGTTCCTGGATCGTACCGCCTGGGGCCTTAAGCTCCTGGGCGGCATCATCGGCATCTGGGCCGGCTTGTTCATCATCAATAACCCTCTCAGCGGCACGCTGGCCCTGGGCCTGACGGTTGTGATCATCCTCGGCATCCAGTCCCTTATCCTGGGCGTTATCCACCTGCTGCAAGCCTTCCGCGGCGCGGGCTGGGGGATGGGCGTGGTGGGCATCATCAACATCATCTTCGGCCTGATCCTGCTGGGCAACACCCTCATCGCCGCGGCCACGCTGCCGTGGGTGCTGGGCGCCTTCGCCCTGATCGGCGGCATCGCCACCGTTTTCATGGCCTTCCGCTTGCGGACGACCTGATCCGATTCCCAACCTTAGTAGGCCGGTGATTCGCGTTTCCTGGCGCGAACGCCGGTTCAACAGCATAAACCGGGGGAGCGTGGGCCAATAGTGGCCCATTCTCCCCCGGTTTTCATTTTCACCCCCAACGCGATTATTCACGTCAGATTCATTGTAAGCTAGACGCCATACTATACACTGTAACGAAAGCGATTATTGTTAGTTTAATGACATCCCTAAAGTCGTATTGGATTATTAACCTATGGTCGTCAGTTCCGACCGCGGGAGGTAACTCGTGAAACAGAGTATCGGTTTCTTTGGATTTGTGGCCCTCATGGTTCTGGCCTGGGTCAGCATGATGGGGCCACGTTCGTCCACCGGCGGAGTGGCATTGCAGGAAGTCCCCAATCTGCCCAGCGTCACCTTTTTGGGCGAAGGCCCGGCGACATTCACCATCGATCCAGAACACATCTTCGTCGTAAAATACCGGCGCAACGATTACAAGGAAGAACCCGGCCCCACCTACGAGGCCGAAGCCGGCGAGCGCGTGTGGGACTTCAGCTTTGTACCCGACAACGAGGCCATCCTTTACTCCGAAGAGCACGACTGGGGTCCGGTGCAGATGGGCTGCGTCATCCAATACGTGCAGATTGACGACGACATCGACGACCGCGTCAATCACTTCTCCGTCAACGGCCTGAAACTCCACACGGTCAATCAGGGCATGGTCACCTATGGCAGCTTCAACATTCCCCAGAGCGGCAATTTGATTTTCCAGGCCAACGACAGCGTCGGGCTGGCGATCCGCATCTGCTATGACAAGGTCACGCCCACGCCTACCATGACGGCCACGGCCACGGGGACATTCACGCCGACACCCACGGCCACGGCCACGATGACGGCTACCACCACCATCACGCCCACGGCCACCATCACGCCGACCATGACGGCCACGGCCACCGCCACGGCCACCGGCACATTGACGCCCACGGCGACCGGCACGCTGACGCCGACCCCGACGGCCACGACCATCATCACGCCCACGGCGACGGCGACCGTGACGGCCACGCCGACGGCCACGGCCACGGCCACGACGACTTCCACCCCCACGGTGGAGCCGCCGCCCGGCCCCATCGAAGGCACGGTGACGCCATCGCCCAGCCCCACGCCGGATGTGCCGCGGCTCGACTCCTGCCTGCGCATCAACTTCGAGATTGGCGACGACGAAGCCCGCCGCGGAACGTATTTCGTCCAGGAAGTGGGCGGCCGGTTGCTGGCGAGTTGGTGGGCCGACTCGGGTTGGATGGATAGCGGCTGGATTCGCGACATCGACATCACCTTCCAGTCGGTCTACGTGCAGGTGTTCTTCGTCAAGGGCGACGGCTCGCCGCCGCTGGAGATGACCATCCTGAACCCCGCGCCGGGCACGACCTACGGCTGGCTGACCCGCGGGCGCTGCCACGCGCTGGAAGTGGAGTTCCCTGGATAGCAATCCCTAGAAACCGGGTTTTTTCTTGAAAACCCGGTTTCTTTCCTGCTCTGACAAATAGAAACCGAGTTTTCAAGAAAAAACTCGGTTTCTTTTTTTTGTGCCAATCGGCCCATCATCCGGCATAATCCCCCTAACTAACCTTCATCAGACCGGAGGCGACGCATGGACGAAACCAGGCCCCCGACCGAACAACCGGAAGAGACCACCGCCGACCCGCCGGCGGCGGTGCAGTGGATGATGCAACAGGCCGCGGCGGGGCTGTCGGCCGCTTCCCTGCCCGGCGCGTTGGACGAGCGGCTGGCCGCCGCCCCCCAACCGACCGAAGCGACCCTGGCGGCGCGGCAACAGCGAGTGGCCGACGCGCTGCGGGCCAACGACCGGCTGACCGCGGGCCTGCCCGACGATGCCGCCACGGCCCTGCTCGATCTGGGGTTGGCGATGGCCGGGCAAGTCGTGGCCGACACGGCCGAGTTGGACGACGCCGCCGCCGAAGACGTATTGCAGCCGCGGGCGCGGGCCGTGCGCCGCCTGATGATGGCCGCCACCGAGGCCGCGACGCTGCCCACGCCGCCGGCCGACGCGGTGGCCGAATGGACGCGGCAGGCGGCCGTAGCCCTGGGCGACCATTTTGCGCCGCCCGACCCCGCCGCCGAGCGCGCCCTGGCCGACGCATGGCGCGCCGCCGGCCAACCTACGGGGCGGATCGCCGCCTTGCGCCGCTTCATCGAGGAGCACAGCCATCGCTGAGCGGGCCGGCCGGTCAATGGGGCGACGGCGCTGGGCCGGTGGCTGGCTGCTGGTGCTGGCCTTGCTGCTGGCCGGCTGCGATGGCGGGGCCGCGCCATTCGACCCCACGCCCACCTTCGCCCCACCGAGCACGCGCCGGCCGCTGCCCACGTTGGCCCCCGACGCGCCGACGCCACTCGTCAGCCCGTCGCCGCTGCCGCCCACCATCCCCCCGCCCACGCCGGAGGTGCAGCCGACGCCCCTGCCTTCCGCTACCCGGCCGCCGGGCGGCGGCCCCGCGCCAACGTTGCCCGGCCAGGGGGTCGAGTTGCCGCGCGACATCGGCTTCGATGGCGGCTGGTGGGCGGTATTGTTCAGCCCCGGCCCCAGCGGCAACGCGGCCAACGGGCAGTACATTTTCGACAAACTGGTGGGCTATATCGACGCGGCGCAGACCTCGATCCATATTGCCGCCTTCGAGACCAACCTGACGCCGGTGGCCGCGGCGCTGGCCCGCGCCCACGCGCGCGGCGTCGATGTGCGCTGGATCACCGACGACGAGCACGGCATCGACGCCGACGGCGAGGCGGGGCGCGGCCAGTTCGCC is drawn from Candidatus Promineifilum breve and contains these coding sequences:
- a CDS encoding HdeD family acid-resistance protein, which encodes MTTAKAAFGQQKRAVPWWIPLIEGIALIIIGILLFSNPAATIVVLAQVLAIYWLISGIMEIVSLFLDRTAWGLKLLGGIIGIWAGLFIINNPLSGTLALGLTVVIILGIQSLILGVIHLLQAFRGAGWGMGVVGIINIIFGLILLGNTLIAAATLPWVLGAFALIGGIATVFMAFRLRTT